A window of Danaus plexippus chromosome 12, MEX_DaPlex, whole genome shotgun sequence contains these coding sequences:
- the LOC116772491 gene encoding multiple C2 and transmembrane domain-containing protein-like isoform X1, giving the protein MKKMRQATVTIALIEVTGFETTKLEDKPRVLMFRLRLGTEKLKSKLIKSHKDVVQVQEIFNFNLYNSDSLLELTLSERDNIICRNIIDLNELEQEKTHRMRINSDYELKNIQIFLLLTISGTLNNTLYGMDETEMRNKDYLLRKKYAWYRLCGQFSNIGSLNVIVYGAKGLSSADCFCILNLNNERVQTQTDYKTNAPSWMKIVTFTVTDITSVLEVIIYDEKKNDEVGRVAIPLLKAKCGKNWYALKCCNLKDRAKGNNPRILLEINLVWNAIKAAIRVINPKEPNYLQQEEKLDRHVFARNLSRAKVVTTWIMNAFDMFKTCFQWESMKLNVASLALWLTFCYHFKLWMLPLLLLIPFVWYKPDQYTIFNWKSKIVNEFSPVNNKEAKENKEQDKNVSIRQKINQLQEIIQSIQNLIGRIADFGESVKNLFNFTLPFVSLLAIVMLFVSALVMYIIPFNYICMFWGIKKFLYKIFRPNRIPNNEIMDLLSRVPDDILVSKYEELPVGDTSDDKNCE; this is encoded by the exons ATGAAAAAGATGAGACAGGCTACTGTGACTATTGCATTGATTGAAGTTACGGGTTTTGAAACGACCAAGTTAGAGGATAAACCGCGTGTTTTAATGTTTCGACTTAG ATTAGGTACCGAAAAgcttaaatcaaaattaattaagagtCACAAAGACGTAGTCCAAGtccaagaaatatttaattttaacttatataacaGCGACAGTCTACTGGAGCTCACACTTTCTGAaagagataatataatatgcag aaatataatagatttaaacGAATTGGAACAAGAAAAAACGCACAGAATGCGTATAAATTCAGATTATGAATTGAAAAACATTCAGATTTTTCTCCTTCTTACAATAAGTGGAACATTAAACAACACACTTTATGGTATGGACGAAACGGAGATGagaaataaagattatttactaagaaaaaaatat gcTTGGTATCGCTTGTGTGGACAGTTTTCAAACATCGGTTCTCTTAATGTAATAGTCTATGGAGCGAAGGGTCTATCCAGCGCCGACTGTTTTTGCATCCTTAATCTAAACAATGAAAGAGTACAAACCCAAACTGACTATAAAACTAACGCCCCTAGTTGGATGAAAATCGTCACATT TACTGTAACAGATATAACTTCAGTTTtagaagttataatttatgacgAAAAAAAGAACGACGAGGTCGGAAGGGTAGCGATACCTTTGCTTAAAGCTAAGTGCGGAAAAAATTGGTATGCCCTAAAATGCTGCAATCTCAAAGATAGGGCGAAGGGAAACAATCCTAGGATCCTCTTAGAAATCAATCTTGTTTGGAATGCG ATAAAAGCAGCGATACGAGTGATAAATCCAAAAGAACCTAATTATCTACAACAAGAGGAAAAATTAGACAGACATGTTTTTGCGAGAAACTTGTCAAGGGCCAAAGTCGTTACCACTTGGATAATGAACGCATTTGATATGTTCAA GACGTGTTTTCAATGGGAATCTATGAAATTGAATGTAGCATCGCTAGCATTATGGTTGACTTTTTGCTATCACTTTAAACTGTGGATGTTACCTCTTCTGCTGCTTATACCTTTTGTGTGGTACAAACCAGAtcaatatactatttttaatt GGAAAAGTAAAATTGTAAACGAATTCAGTCCAGTCAATAACAAGGAGGCTAAAGAAAACAAG gaacAAGACAAAAATGTGTCAATAAGGCAGAAGATTAATCAACTCCAGGAAATCATACAATCCATACAGAATTTAATTGGCAGAATAGCCGATTTTGGGGAGAGCGTTAAGAA CTTATTCAACTTTACGCTGCCTTTTGTGAGTTTACTGGCTATTGTCATGCTGTTTGTTAGTGCCTtagtaatgtatataatacctTTCAATTACATCTGCATGTTCTGGG gaataaaaaaatttttgtacaaaatattccGTCCGAATCGGATAccaaacaatgaaataatggATTTACTCTCTAGAGTACCTGATGACATACTTGTT agcAAATATGAAGAATTGCCTGTAGGAGATACATCCGACGATAAAAACTGTGAATGA
- the LOC116772491 gene encoding multiple C2 and transmembrane domain-containing protein-like isoform X2 produces the protein MKKMRQATVTIALIEVTGFETTKLEDKPRVLMFRLRLGTEKLKSKLIKSHKDVVQVQEIFNFNLYNSDSLLELTLSERDNIICRNIIDLNELEQEKTHRMRINSDYELKNIQIFLLLTISGTLNNTLYGMDETEMRNKDYLLRKKYAWYRLCGQFSNIGSLNVIVYGAKGLSSADCFCILNLNNERVQTQTDYKTNAPSWMKIVTFTVTDITSVLEVIIYDEKKNDEVGRVAIPLLKAKCGKNWYALKCCNLKDRAKGNNPRILLEINLVWNAIKAAIRVINPKEPNYLQQEEKLDRHVFARNLSRAKVVTTWIMNAFDMFKTCFQWESMKLNVASLALWLTFCYHFKLWMLPLLLLIPFVWYKPDQYTIFNWKSKIVNEFSPVNNKEAKENKEQDKNVSIRQKINQLQEIIQSIQNLIGRIADFGESVKKAFISAYSTLRCLL, from the exons ATGAAAAAGATGAGACAGGCTACTGTGACTATTGCATTGATTGAAGTTACGGGTTTTGAAACGACCAAGTTAGAGGATAAACCGCGTGTTTTAATGTTTCGACTTAG ATTAGGTACCGAAAAgcttaaatcaaaattaattaagagtCACAAAGACGTAGTCCAAGtccaagaaatatttaattttaacttatataacaGCGACAGTCTACTGGAGCTCACACTTTCTGAaagagataatataatatgcag aaatataatagatttaaacGAATTGGAACAAGAAAAAACGCACAGAATGCGTATAAATTCAGATTATGAATTGAAAAACATTCAGATTTTTCTCCTTCTTACAATAAGTGGAACATTAAACAACACACTTTATGGTATGGACGAAACGGAGATGagaaataaagattatttactaagaaaaaaatat gcTTGGTATCGCTTGTGTGGACAGTTTTCAAACATCGGTTCTCTTAATGTAATAGTCTATGGAGCGAAGGGTCTATCCAGCGCCGACTGTTTTTGCATCCTTAATCTAAACAATGAAAGAGTACAAACCCAAACTGACTATAAAACTAACGCCCCTAGTTGGATGAAAATCGTCACATT TACTGTAACAGATATAACTTCAGTTTtagaagttataatttatgacgAAAAAAAGAACGACGAGGTCGGAAGGGTAGCGATACCTTTGCTTAAAGCTAAGTGCGGAAAAAATTGGTATGCCCTAAAATGCTGCAATCTCAAAGATAGGGCGAAGGGAAACAATCCTAGGATCCTCTTAGAAATCAATCTTGTTTGGAATGCG ATAAAAGCAGCGATACGAGTGATAAATCCAAAAGAACCTAATTATCTACAACAAGAGGAAAAATTAGACAGACATGTTTTTGCGAGAAACTTGTCAAGGGCCAAAGTCGTTACCACTTGGATAATGAACGCATTTGATATGTTCAA GACGTGTTTTCAATGGGAATCTATGAAATTGAATGTAGCATCGCTAGCATTATGGTTGACTTTTTGCTATCACTTTAAACTGTGGATGTTACCTCTTCTGCTGCTTATACCTTTTGTGTGGTACAAACCAGAtcaatatactatttttaatt GGAAAAGTAAAATTGTAAACGAATTCAGTCCAGTCAATAACAAGGAGGCTAAAGAAAACAAG gaacAAGACAAAAATGTGTCAATAAGGCAGAAGATTAATCAACTCCAGGAAATCATACAATCCATACAGAATTTAATTGGCAGAATAGCCGATTTTGGGGAGAGCGTTAAGAA ggcTTTTATTTCAGCTTATTCAACTTTACGCTGCCTTTTGTGA
- the LOC116772491 gene encoding multiple C2 and transmembrane domain-containing protein-like isoform X3 — protein sequence MRINSDYELKNIQIFLLLTISGTLNNTLYGMDETEMRNKDYLLRKKYAWYRLCGQFSNIGSLNVIVYGAKGLSSADCFCILNLNNERVQTQTDYKTNAPSWMKIVTFTVTDITSVLEVIIYDEKKNDEVGRVAIPLLKAKCGKNWYALKCCNLKDRAKGNNPRILLEINLVWNAIKAAIRVINPKEPNYLQQEEKLDRHVFARNLSRAKVVTTWIMNAFDMFKTCFQWESMKLNVASLALWLTFCYHFKLWMLPLLLLIPFVWYKPDQYTIFNWKSKIVNEFSPVNNKEAKENKEQDKNVSIRQKINQLQEIIQSIQNLIGRIADFGESVKNLFNFTLPFVSLLAIVMLFVSALVMYIIPFNYICMFWGIKKFLYKIFRPNRIPNNEIMDLLSRVPDDILVSKYEELPVGDTSDDKNCE from the exons ATGCGTATAAATTCAGATTATGAATTGAAAAACATTCAGATTTTTCTCCTTCTTACAATAAGTGGAACATTAAACAACACACTTTATGGTATGGACGAAACGGAGATGagaaataaagattatttactaagaaaaaaatat gcTTGGTATCGCTTGTGTGGACAGTTTTCAAACATCGGTTCTCTTAATGTAATAGTCTATGGAGCGAAGGGTCTATCCAGCGCCGACTGTTTTTGCATCCTTAATCTAAACAATGAAAGAGTACAAACCCAAACTGACTATAAAACTAACGCCCCTAGTTGGATGAAAATCGTCACATT TACTGTAACAGATATAACTTCAGTTTtagaagttataatttatgacgAAAAAAAGAACGACGAGGTCGGAAGGGTAGCGATACCTTTGCTTAAAGCTAAGTGCGGAAAAAATTGGTATGCCCTAAAATGCTGCAATCTCAAAGATAGGGCGAAGGGAAACAATCCTAGGATCCTCTTAGAAATCAATCTTGTTTGGAATGCG ATAAAAGCAGCGATACGAGTGATAAATCCAAAAGAACCTAATTATCTACAACAAGAGGAAAAATTAGACAGACATGTTTTTGCGAGAAACTTGTCAAGGGCCAAAGTCGTTACCACTTGGATAATGAACGCATTTGATATGTTCAA GACGTGTTTTCAATGGGAATCTATGAAATTGAATGTAGCATCGCTAGCATTATGGTTGACTTTTTGCTATCACTTTAAACTGTGGATGTTACCTCTTCTGCTGCTTATACCTTTTGTGTGGTACAAACCAGAtcaatatactatttttaatt GGAAAAGTAAAATTGTAAACGAATTCAGTCCAGTCAATAACAAGGAGGCTAAAGAAAACAAG gaacAAGACAAAAATGTGTCAATAAGGCAGAAGATTAATCAACTCCAGGAAATCATACAATCCATACAGAATTTAATTGGCAGAATAGCCGATTTTGGGGAGAGCGTTAAGAA CTTATTCAACTTTACGCTGCCTTTTGTGAGTTTACTGGCTATTGTCATGCTGTTTGTTAGTGCCTtagtaatgtatataatacctTTCAATTACATCTGCATGTTCTGGG gaataaaaaaatttttgtacaaaatattccGTCCGAATCGGATAccaaacaatgaaataatggATTTACTCTCTAGAGTACCTGATGACATACTTGTT agcAAATATGAAGAATTGCCTGTAGGAGATACATCCGACGATAAAAACTGTGAATGA
- the LOC116772509 gene encoding cysteine sulfinic acid decarboxylase — MRVDSKIIVKKETQDENLYQSLAERSKHEEFLRKAVDLLVERVVFGRSTRSSKVVEWAAPDEIKKAIDLKPRLGPASHDELLAFMANVARYSVNTGHPYFVNQLFSSVDPYGLVGQWLTDALNPSVYTFEVAPVFTLMEEEVLREMRKIVGWPEGEGDGIFCPGGSIANGYAISCARHHFYPEVKYKGVHAVPKLVLFTSELAHYSTKKMAAFMGIGSDNCVNIKTDDVGKMNIVDLEMKIKIAIDNKCTPFMVTATSGTTVFGAFDPLVAISDLCKKYNLWLHVDAAWGGGALMSKKHRHLLNGIELADSVTWNPHKLLAAPQQCSTFLTRHKKVLSEGHSSNAKYLFQKDKFYDTSYDTGDKHIQCGRRADVLKFWFMWKAKGTEGFEKHVDKLFDNAKYFLDHIKQREGFQLVIAEPQCTNIMFWYIPKCLRGCENDADYYERLHKVAPKIKERMIKEGSMMVTYQPQGDLVNFFRIVFQNSALDHKDMVYFANEFERLGSDMIV; from the exons ATGCGTGTCGATTCAAAGATAATTGTGAAGAAAGAAACACAAGACGAAAACCTATATCAAAGTTTAGCCGAGAGATCGAAGCATgaagaatttttaagaaaagcGGTAGATTTGCTAGTGGAGAGGGTGGTTTTTGGGAGGTCAACGAGGAGTTCCAAGGTTGTGGAGTGGGCTGCACCAGATGAAATCAAAAAGGCGATTGACCTTAAACCTCGGTTGGGACCTGCGAGTCATGATGAGTTGCTAGCGTTTATGGCTAAC GTGGCTCGTTACTCTGTGAACACAGGTCACCCATATTTCGTGAATCAGCTGTTCTCATCTGTTGACCCATACGGCCTGGTCGGACAATGGTTGACCGATGCGCTGAATCCGAGTGTCTACACCTTTGAGGTTGCACCAGTTTTTACTTTGATGGAAGAGGAGGTGTTACGTGAGATGCGTAAGATCGTAGGATGGCCGGAAGGGGAGGGCGATGGAATATTTTGTCCGGGAGGCTCTATAGCCAATGGATACGCGATCAGCTGCGCTCGTCACCACTTTTATCCGGAAGTTAAG TATAAAGGTGTACATGCAGTTCCAAAGTTAGTGTTATTTACATCCGAGCTTGCTCATTATTCTACAAAGAAAATGGCTGCTTTCATGGGGATCGGTAGCGACAACTGCGTCAATATTAAGACGGACGATGTTGGAAAGATGAATATAGTGGatttagaaatgaaaattaagatCGCTATTGATAATAAATGCACTCCATTTATGGTCACAGCTACTTCGGGAACCACAGTTTTCGGTGCTTTTGATCCTTTAGTAGCTATATCCGATTTATGCAAGAAATACAATCTTTGGCTACATGTTGATGCAGCTTGGGGTGGAGGTGCACTCATGTCGAAGAAACATAGACATCTCTTAAACGGAATTGAACT agcCGATTCCGTTACATGGAATCCACATAAACTTCTGGCAGCTCCACAACAATGCTCTACTTTTTTAACCAGGCACAAAAAGGTGCTCAGTGAAGGGCACTCCTCGAATGCCAAGTATCTTTTCCAAAAAGATAAATTCTACGATACGTCATACGATACCGGTGACAAACATATTCAATGCGGTAGGCGAGCAGATGTCTTGAAGTTTTGGTTCATGTGGAAGGCAAAAGGCACAGAAGGTTTCGAAAAACACGTCGACAAGTTATTTGATAAcgcaaaatattttcttgatcACATCAAACAAAGAGAAGGCTTCCAGCTCGTTATAGCAGAACCGCAATGCACTAACATTATGTTCTGGTACATTCCTAAATGTCTGCGCGGATGCGAGAACGATGCTGATTATTACGAAAGATTGCATAAGGTGGCacctaaaataaaagaaaggaTGATAAAAGAGGGAAGTATGATGGTCACGTATCAGCCACAAGGTGATCTCGTGAACTTTTTCcgtattgtttttcaaaacTCTGCTCTTGACCACAAGGATATGGTTTACTTTGCTAATGAATTTGAAAGGCTCGGATCGGACATGATTgtctaa
- the LOC116772616 gene encoding serine/threonine-protein kinase RIO1: MSDGQFSDYEDDISTKVKTVRFSEEPEIRKISSEEEEELDSDDYFYDSDGEVQTSKKKENINPQNPTTKVSSYQPSEKLFKRYIHKINVDKYEPTFNEKTERFMDLNDKKTDSERIKIKDKHDRATVEQVMDPRTKMILFKLLNRGIINEINGCISTGKEANVYHATSKDGKDYAVKIFKTSILVFKDRDKYVSGEYRFRNGYCRSNPRKMVRTWAEKEMRNLVRLYNAKLNVPEPIILRSHVLVMSFMGENGWPSPKLKDVEISQSTARSLYRDCIVMMWKMFNICKLVHADLSEFNLLYHNGNVVVIDVSQSVEHDHPHAFEFLRKDCTNISDFFRKRGVATLTVKELFDFITDASINESNLEECLEKLSEKAASRNFEELTAQEQIEEEAFKNVYIPKRLDEVINYERDINKAKKGETEDLIYQKIAGFNEDFTGTVDKPQILQDEDVSCSGSGSSDDEDEDDGERTKFKNSARPRDESPNSKKARKKAVKEEKAEKRKTKTKKHIKKRRDKASVKK; this comes from the exons atgtctgACGGTCAATTCAGTGATTACGAAGACGATATATCGACTAAGGTGAAAACAGTTCGA TTTTCAGAAGAACCAGAAATACGGAAAATTAGCAgcgaagaagaagaagagcTTGATTcagatgattatttttatgattcagATGGAGAAGTGCAAACAAGTAAGAAAAAGGAGAATATTAATCCACAAAATCCAACAACCAAAGTGAGTTCATACCAACCGAGCGAGAAGCTATTCAAaagatatattcataaaataaatgttgacaAATATGAACCAACATTCAATGAGAAAACTGAAAGGTTTATGGATCTTAATGACAAGAAAACGGACAGTGAAAGAATCAAAATCAAAGATAAACATGACAGAGCAACAGTGGAACAAGTCATGGACCCACGTACAAAGATGATACTTTTCAAATTGTTAAACAGGGGAATCATCAACGAAATCAATGGCTGCATATCGACTGGCAAAGAAGCGAATGTTTACCATGCCACATCGAAAGACGGGAAGGATTATGccgtgaaaatatttaagacatcTATCCTAGTTTTTAAGGATCGTGATAAATATGTCTCTGGAGAGTATCGTTTCAGGAATGGTTATTGTAGATCAAACCCTCGGAAAATGGTCAGGACATGGGCTGAAAAGGAAATGAGAAATCTTGTTAGATTATACAATGCTAAACTAAATGTGCCCGAACCAATAATATTGAGGAGTCATGTATTGGTGATGTCTTTCATGGGAGAAAATGGCTGGCCGTCTCCCAAGCTGAAAGATGTAGAGATATCACAATCAACAGCTAGGTCTTTGTATAGAGATTGCATTGTTATGATGtggaaaatgtttaatatatgcaAATTAGTTCATGCAGATCTCTCCGAGTTTAATCTTTTGTATCACAACGGCAATGTAGTTGTCATTGATGTATCACAATCGGTGGAACATGATCATCCCCATGCATTTGAATTCTTAAGGAAAGACTGCACTAATATATCCGATTTCTTCAGAAAAAGAGGTGTCGCAACATTGACCGTGAAggaattatttgatttcataACTGATGCATCTATTAATGAAAGTAATCTTGAGGAGTGTCTCGAGAAATTGTCTGAGAAGGCTGCATCTAGGAATTTTGAGGAGTTGACGGCACAAGAACAAATTGAAGAGGAGGCGTTTAAGAATGTGTACATTCCAAAGAGACTCGACGAG gttataaattatgaacgCGACATAAACAAGGCAAAGAAAGGTGAAACAGAAGATCTTATATACCAGAAGATAGCTGGATTCAATGAAGATTTCACGGGGACGGTTGATAAGCCTCAGATATTACAAGACGAAGACGTATCATGCTCTGGTTCAGGCAGCAGTGATGATGAAGATGAAGATGATGGAGAAA gaacaaaatttaaaaacagcgCTCGACCAAGAGATGAATCACCAAACAGCAAAAAGGCAAGAAAGAAGGCCGTTAAAGAAGAAAAGGCTGAAAAGAGGAAAACTAAAACCaagaaacatattaaaaaaagaagagATAAGGCCtctgttaagaaataa